In Calliopsis andreniformis isolate RMS-2024a chromosome 6, iyCalAndr_principal, whole genome shotgun sequence, a single genomic region encodes these proteins:
- the LOC143180159 gene encoding uncharacterized protein LOC143180159 has product MEKSNKEMMKIMEENRTRLKDVAALKDKKDEYEEVVVKVKEAQKATSEQLENEMKRLSTELIAAADKLSELERIIEKSIFSTNPPGSRWRVLRATSLTEKSNCRRRSREVGCPRSRISRWVSIKPYGIVLRRFSQRGADASFQWRCQGRVTIRTSALQPQTGTDCGGNSIRISRLGDTRSCLVVLSREPRERERACHGRNNVIIRISGYYCPDYCTVMQLCNIDDVCLNYGNWSCDGLIFIENINELLWTLTFERSWNRPSHLHCHRLENMGSLSVDLLGTVVRLPPLQLQLHPRNSDSSNYASVEASSESAIQRQPELFTWSGGDRRDEDRRRRHRGKSYNATMTRVNLRKVRPGMLRNITPFTKSLLGLASIFTKEMY; this is encoded by the exons ATGGAGAAATCGAATAAAGAGATGATGAAGATCATGGAGGAGAACAGAACG AGACTGAAAGACGTAGCAGCATTGAAAGATAAGAAAGACGAGTACGAGGAAGTGGTGGTCAAAGTA AAGGAAGCCCAGAAGGCGACCTCGGAGCAGCTCGAGAACGAA ATGAAAAGACTAAGCACAGAACTGATAGCCGCAGCGGACAAGCTCTCCGAGCTCGAGAGAATCATCGAAAAA TCGATTTTCAGTACAAATCCTCCGGGAAGTCGGTGGAGAGTCCTGCGGGCGACGTCGCTGACCGAAAAGTCGAACTGTCGGAGAAGGTCGAGGGAAGTGGGCTGTCCTCGGTCGAGGATCTCAAGGTGGGTTTCAATTAAACCCTATGGCATTGTGTTGCGCCGATTTTCACAGCGTGGGGCGGACGCGAGCTT CCAGTGGCGGTGCCAGGGCCGTGTAACTATTCGGACGAGCGCGTTACAGCCGCAAACTGGGACAGATTGCGGGGGAAATTCTATTAGGATCTCGCGGCTAGGAGACACGCGAAGTTGTCTCGTTGTCTTGTCGAGGGaaccgagagagagagagagagcttgCCATGGTCG GAACAATGTTATCATTCGGATTAGCGGATATTATTGCCCGGATTATTGTACCGTGATGCAATTATGTAATATTGATGATGTCTGCTTGAATTATGGGAACTG GTCCTGTGATGGACTG atttttattgaGAATATTAATGAATTATTATGGACTCTAACATTTGAAAGATCCTGGAACCGTCCTTCCCACCTCCACTGCCACCGCCTAGAAAATATGGGATCTTTGTCAGTCGACCTCCTGGGCACCGTCGTCCGCCTTCCTCCGCTGCAGCTACAACTGCACCCCCGAAACTCGGATTCAAGTAACTATGCATCAGTAGAAGCATCCTCGGAGTCAGCCATTC AAAGACAGCCAGAGCTCT TTACATGGAGCGGTGGTGATCGTCGAGACGAAGATAGAAGAAGAAGGCATCGCGGAAAATCCTACAATGCCACCATGACACGTGTCAATCTTAGGAAGGTTCGACCAGGCATGCTGAGAAACATCACACCCTTCACCAAATCCTTGCTGGGCCTCGCCTCTATTTTCACCAAAGAAATGTATTAA